The Alistipes megaguti sequence AAGCATCCGTCGGGCGAGCCGCTCGTCGATCATGGCGCGGCTTCCCACGACAAAGGTCCCTTTGCGGGCGAAGGCCGCATGGTCGCGGATGAAGTTGCGGTGGAGAATGACGTCGCCGTCGATCTGGACGATGTAGTCGCCCTCGCACGCCGCGATGGCCTTGTTACGGATCACCGTGAGGCGGAAACCGTCGTCTTCGTGCCAGATATGCTTGACGGGGCAGGGCAGTGTCCGCGCAAACGCCTTGACGACCCGACGGGTGGGTTCGCCCGAACCGTCGTCGGCGATGACCACCTCGAAGGGCGGCGTACGTTGTGCGGCGACACTCTTCAGACAGAGGGTCAGGGCTTCGGGCCAGTTGTAGGTCGAGATCAGAAGGGAGACTTTCATCGGCAGGTCAGATATTGATGATTTTCGAGGCGATCCAGATCCAGACGCCGTTGCGGAAGCGGAAGACCCACGGCGAACGCTTGGCAACCTTGCGGTCGCGGTCGTCGCGCAGGAACTCCGGCTGCACGATGTTGCGATACTCCTCGTAGGCGGGGTAAACGTACATCAGCGCCAGCCGGATGTCGTCCGGTTTCCAGCAGTGGCGCAGCATGTTGCAGCAGTGGGAGAGGTGGACGCGGATTGTCAGATAGCGGTTCTCGCGGTCCAGACGGTTGTACATCTTGTAGAGCCGGCGGTAACACGACAGCTTCTCCTCCTTGGGCATCTTGCTGCGCATGACGCTCGTGTTAAGGATACGGTAGTGGTAGGTTTTCAGGTTGCTGACCCGTACGTGGTTGACATACTGGCAGTATTCGGCCGTGAAGAGCTCGTCCTCATGCAGACGCATGCCCTCGTTGAAGCGAATCGCGTGGCGTTCGATGATCTCCCGGTTGAAGATCTTGTTCCAGGTCCAGCCGAAGAAGGTCTGACGGCGCAATTGGGCGAAGATCCGGTCGCACGCTTCGCCCGAGACCTCCTCCTCGGCAAGTTGGAGGTCGTACGAAATGAAGGCGTTGGTGAAGGTGATGTCGGTTTTGCCCAGCCCCGAACCTACGAGATTTTCCAGGTGGTTGGGTTCGACCCAGTCGTCGGCATCGATGAAGGCCACAAAGTCTCCCTTGGCCTGTGAGAGTCCGTAGTTGCGTGCGGCACTGGCTCCCGGCTTTTGGCAGTGGTAGAGTTTGATCCGCGGATCGCGCTGCATGTATTGCCGGCAGATTTCGACGGAGCGGTCGTTGCTGTTGTTGTCGATCAGCAGCAGCTCGAAGTCTGTCCACGTCTGTCGGAGAATGCTTTGCAGGCACTCTTCGAGATACTTCTCGGCGTTGTATATCGGTGTGATGATCGAGATCAACATAAATGGTTTTACTGGCAGTTGTTTGCGAGGTTTTGGGGCGGGCCTTTTTTCGGGCGGTCGGATTTTTGATCGCCGTGCGGGCGGCTTGGCTCGGAGCCTTTCGTGTGGAGGTTGTTGGGTCGGCGGCTTTTTACCGGGGTTCGTCCGGAAGTCCGTCTTCGGAAGAGGCCGGCTCGGCGTGGATCCTTCCCGATTGGCTAAGCGTATTTTGAGGCCGGTTGCTGAAGTTGTGTTCTTGGACCATGAAGTCGAAGCGTGGCTGACGGTGGATTATGGGTGAACGAGGGTGACAACGGCTGACAACCAATCTTCATGCCACATGCGCGTATCCGAAACAGGGACGATGAGAGTCTGAGCAGGCGGATTTCGGTGCCGAGGCCTGTGCGTGCTACGGATTCGGCGATTCGGCTCTGCGGGAGGAGCCCGGCGCCTTGTCGCACGAAACTCTCCAGGCAGAGACAAAGCGCATGGAGCCACCTGCAGGCCGGGCTGATCTGCGATACGGTCATCGTTCTGTATTTTGGTTTATAATACAAATTTAGTAATTTATCCGTTACAAGCACAATCTTAGCGTCATTTAATTGCAAAATGGTCTTTTCCCGCTTCTACTGCATCGTGAGGAGCGTGAAAATTTTGACCGGTCGATAGCTTTGTTCATAAGCAGTTGTATGATAGCTTGTTGCAGTCTGAGACGAATTTGTAATATTAAAAAATATGAAAAAATTTGAAAATTATTTTAATAAAAGCTTGCATGGAATGATTTTTCGACTTATCTTTGCAGCGAAGTTTTAAGGTTCATTTAGGTTAGTAGTTTTAGGTTGGTGAGGAAACTGAGGAAGACGGACGAGTTCCGAATTCCGAGTTTCCTTTTTTTTGTGCCTTGGCCTCCGGGTTGGTGTGGTTTGCCCGGCGTGGCTCCTTCTCCGATAGGGTATCATGGCAGCCTGTTTTACGGACCGCCTCCCCCCCCCTTGTCGCTTGTGCCCCGTGTGCTGTGATCAATGTCTGGTCGCAGATGTAATTGCATCCTCACAGTCCGCTCTCTTTTCAAACGGAGAAGGCTCTCCGGGCCGCAGTGGTGGAGTTTCTACCGACATCCTTCCGTTGCAGTCTTTCGGGTAGCCCTCTTTGTGAATACTTCCCTCGCATATTTGTAAATAGCAGTATATCTGCATTTTGCCTGTTCTGTATGTTCTTCGTGGGAATTGGGATTGGTTTACCAATGTTACCAAATTGTTAAATATATTTAATATATTCGTAAAATATTTGCATAAATCAAAAATCGCCCTTATCTTTGCAGTGAAGTTTTAAGGTTCATTTAGGTTAGTAGTTTTAGGTTGGTTGAGGAAATCGGCAGGTTGTGACGGATTGTCCGCCACTAAGACCCGAGGACGGTGCTCGTCCGAGGCGTCGAATACCTCCGATTAAACCTCATTTTGGAGGGGGTGGTTCCCCGCCAAAAAAAAGGTTCCCCGTCGTGAGACTCGGACCTTTTTTTCGTTTATGGAGGTTTCTTCCGGGTGGGCGTCATCGTTGCGCCGGGCTGTGTCGTTTGACCCCGATTTCCAGTGCGGATGCGCGTGCCGGCCGCCTTTTTCGGGGGAGGGGAGACGGGGATGCAATACGCCCGGACGGTTGTCGGAAAGAGAGCCGTCCGGGCGTATTGTTTGAGCGAATCGGAGCTATTCGGCGCACAGTTGTGCCAGCTCCTCGGGTGTCAATGTCACCTCGACGGCTCCCAGCGCATAACATCCGATATCGTAGGGGTTGTAGTAGAAGGTGATACCCGATTCCGAGATCAGGAAGTTCTCCGTCGGAGCGATGTATTCGGGGAAGAACCCGGCCTCGGACAGTTCGTCGTCGGTCGATGCCTGGTATTGTGCGGCGATCTTTTCGCGGATCACCTCGTCGAGCCGCTGCAGGGCCGCTTCGGAGAAGAGGTCGGCCAGCGAAAGTTCAAATCCGTCGCGCAGGGAGTAGGTGTGGCATTCGGTTCCGTACATGCCGTGAGCGCCGCCTGTGTAGCCGGCCCGGGTGATGACATACCCGATCAGCGAATCGATGACCGAGCCTTCGGACTCGACCGACACTTCGTATTCACGGCCCGAGGGACCCATGCCGACGGGCAGGTAATTGGTCTGGATATCGGTCAGCGAGGTCTGAACGGCCTGCCCGAGGGTTCCCGTGAAGGCCTCGAGCTGGAAGAAATAGCCGAGGTTGGCCTGTTCGATGGTCTCCAGGGCGGAGGATTTCCCTGTGTTGCTGATCGAGGCGAAGCGATATTCGACCCGGCAAGAGTTTCCGTCACCCTGCAGCAGGGTGTCGATGGCGCAAGTCTCGAACTTGGGCAGGACGGGGTGTTTCGTGCAGGCTCCGAGCAACAGACAGGAACCAAGCAGCAGGACAAGTCGGTTTTTCATAGCGAATGAGGTTTGTTCCGTGGGCTAAGTTAGGTAAAAAGGGCCCATTTCCAAGAAAAGTGAAAAAAAATCGTAGAAAGTGTCCGAAAATTTTGGAGATTCAAAAGAAGGCGCTATCTTTGCACCACGAAACTCAACAAGGTGGATTCATCTAAGGGTTAGGATACATGCCTCTCACGCATGACATAGGGGTTCGAATCCCCTATCCACTACCAAAAAGCGACCTGCGAAGGTCGCTTTTTTTGTTTCTGGTGGGTGTGGGTGTGGGTGCGGGCGGGAGCGGAGGATGCCGGGGAGAGGGAGCTGTGGGTTGCAGTATTCGCGGGAATTGCGGAACGGCGGAACGGCGGAGGCGGGAACGACATGATGGCAGCAGGAACGGCATGATGGCGGCGGGAAGAGCAGGCGCTGCCGGACGTTAGGTCAGCTGGACGATAGGGTGGACGGACGAAAGGACGACGGTCTGCCGACGGACTTGCCGGATGTCTGCCGGTAGTTCGCCGTTCGTCCGTCGTCGGTTGTAGCCCGGGTGCAACTCTCCTTGGCTCAGCCTCCGTCTTCCCCCCCCCTCCTCCCTCCTCCAAAAAAATGCGACGACCGCCTTTTCGGGCGGCCGTCGCGGCATTGGTTAGTTAAGGATTAGTTAGGTTGGTGGGAGTTCTATTTGTTATCCTGTTTTGACTTGAATTTGTCGATCTGCCGCTTCAGGGCGTCGATGGCCTCATCAACCGACTCCTCGAAGGCCTTCGACTGGTGGCAGGCCACCAGATCTTCGCCCGGCATGTGGAGCGTGATGGTTGCTATCTTGTTTCCCTTTTCGTGGTCCTTATCGAGTTTGAGAATAACGTCGGCGCCGGTTGAGCGATCCGCAAAGCGGTCCAACTTTGCCATTTTGGCATTCACGAAATCGATGAGCCGTTTGTCGGCATCGAATTTCACGGATTGAATCTGTACGTTCATAACCTTACAGTTTAGAGAGTTAACACTTGCCATCCTTTTCGCGAGGATGGGCTTTCGCGTAGGCCTCCCGGAGCCGTGCGATGCTGTTGTGAGTGTAGACCTGCGTGGCCTCAAGCGAGGCGTGACCCAGGAGTTCCTGGATTTCGCGCATGTCGGCGCCTCCGTTGAGCAGGTGTGTGGCAAACGTGTGTCGGAGGACGTGCGGGCTCTTTTTCCCCTGGACGCCGCCCCGGGCGAGCTCCTCCTTCACGATGCGGTACACGGTGATCCGGGCAATGCGTTTTCCTTTGTGAGTTAAAAATAGTGCTTTTTCCGTAGAATTGCAAATATTTTGCCGCTCAATTAGCCCGATGTAGTGCAAAATCTTCTCGCGCAGAAATTCCAGAATGGGGACGATGCGTTCCTTGTCGCCCTTGCCACGGACGCGCAGCGAGGTGTAGTTGTCGGCGAAGTCGTCGCGGTTGATGCCGATCAGTTCGGCCAGCCGGAGCCCGCAGGCGTAGAGCATCAGGACGATGAGCGAATTGCGCTCGCAGCGGAAGTCGTCGGTCGGGAATTCGCAGTCGCGGACGATGCCGCCCATGCGGCTTTCGGGAACGAAGGCCGGCAGCCGCCGTGAGGTGCGCAGCGACGAGACGGGCTGCGTGACGTTGCGTTCGACGACCCCGCGGGCGAGCAGCCAGCGGAAGAAACTCCGCAGCGACGAGACTTCGCGGTTCATCGAGGCGGCTCCCAAACGGCACGCTTCGGTGCGGTGGAGGATCCAGGCGCGGATGTCGTCCGTCGTGATGCGCCGCAGCTCCTCTTCGGAGTCGGCACACCCCGTCCAGGCCAGGAATTGCGATACGTCGTGGCGGTAGTTGCGGACCGTCAGGGGCGAGTATCGCCGTTCGGCTTCGAGGTATCGGACAAATTCATCGAGCAGCATACGGCAAAGATACCAAAAAAGACGTACCTTTGTCCGTAAAGCGAGAAAACGGCGAAAGATGAAACAGAATTGGAAACCCGGCACGGTGCTCTATCCGCTGCCGGCCGTACTGGTGAGTTGCGGGGCGACCCCCGAGGAGTATAATCTGTTGACCGTGGCGTGGACCGGGACGGTCTGCTCGGATCCTCCGATGTGTTATATATCGGTGCGTCCCGAGCGCCACTCCTATGAGATTATCCGCCGCACGGGGGAGTTTGTCATCAACCTGACGACGCGTTCGCTGGCCCGGGCGACGGACTGGTGCGGCGTGCGGTCGGGGCGCGACCACGACAAGTTCCGCGAAATGGGGCTGACGGCCGTGGCCTCGGAACGGGTGGCGGCGCCGGTGGTGGCCGAATCGCCGGTCAACATCGAATGTCGGGTGCGTCAGATTCTGCCGCTCGGGAGTCACGATATGTTTCTGGCCGAAGTGGTGGGGGTGCAGGCCGATGAGGCCTATATCGACCCCGCGACGGGGCGTTTCTGTCTCGAACGGGCCGACCCGATCGTCTACTCCCACGGCGAGTATTTTGCTTTGGGCGAAGCGCTGGGTCATTTCGGATGGTCGGTGCGCAAGAAGAGCCCGGCTCCGAAGTCTGCTGGTGTAAAACCTTCCAGTCCGGGCGCGGCAACCTCGGGAACGGCGAAACCGGCGGCTGCGAAACCGGCAGGCCGAAAACAGCCGTCCGTCGGATCGCATCGCGGAGCCGTTCGTCCCGGCGGCAAACGCCAGCCCCGGAAGCCGGCGCCGAAACGCAGCTGAGCGGATTTTCTCCGTCGATCTTTTTTGGGGTGGGGCGGGCCCGCACCTCTTAAAGAGGGTGTTCTGGACCCTACTCCGGGCCGCCGCACAAGCCGGGGGGGGGAAGTGGCCCTTCCCCTGATATTTCCCCTCCTCACCCCTCCTGGCCTCCCCCGGAGCCGCTGGTCTGCGGCGGAAAAAATGTCCCAATTGTTGCATAGGTTACCGATCGGAAGAAAATCGGGCCCTATCTTTGGGGCGGAATAGTTGAAAAAACAGATCCTATCATGAAACTGATACTCAGCGACAGGCTTCTTGCTCTCGATCTGCCGGACGACGACGCGATACGCTATGTGGATCTCTCGGCGCTGCGGATCGCCAACTGTGTGGGGTGTTTCGGCTGTTGGACCAAAACGCCCGGACGTTGTGTCATCCGCGACGATGCCACGCGGGTCTATCCGCTGATTGCCGCCAGCGACCGGGTGCTTTATGTGAGCCGGGTCCGCTACGGCGGTTACGATACGGTCATGAAACGCATGCTGGAGCGGGCGATTCCCGTGCAGCAGGCCTTCATCCGCCTTCATCACGGCGAGACCCACCATCTACAGCGGGCCGTCGTTCCGAAACGGGCCTCGATCGTTGCCTACGGAGCGCTCGATGCCGAAGAGCGGGCGATCTTCGAGGCGCTGGTGGCCCGCAATGCCCTCAATATGAATTTCGAACACTACCGCATCCATTTTGTCGAAGAGTCGGCCGTTGAGGCTGCGGTCCGGAAAATCCTCCAGACATGGAAAGAATCTTGATCCTGAACGGAAGCCCCCGGGCTCCGCGCTCAAATTCGAAACGTTATGCAGGGCTCTTTGCCCGGTACAGCCCCCGCCCGACGGATTATGCCGAGATCCGGCGCAACAACCATGCGCAGCTCGCGGCCCGGATGGCGGAGTATGGGGATGTGGTGCTGGTCTTTCCGCTCTATGCGGATGCGCTGCCCGTGACGCTGCTCGACTTTCTGAAGTCGCTGGAGACGGCGGCCCCCGGGCATCGCCCGACGATCTCGGTGCTTGTCAACTGCGGTTTCCAGGAGTATCGCCAGAACGAGACGGCCGTACGGATGGTACGCCTTTTCTGCCGGCGGAACGGCTACGCCTTCGGTTCGGTGCTGATGCTGGGCAGCGGGGAGGCGATTCTCGAGTCGCCGTTCCGGTTTCTGGCCGTGCGCCAGGTCAAACGCTTCGCCCGCTCCGTGGCCGAGGGTCGCGCCGAGGTGCTGCATACAACCATGCCGCTGCCCAAACGGCTCTTCGTGATGGCTTCGACCCGCTACTGGATCCAGTACGGGCGGCAGTTCGGAGTGACCCGGGAGCAGATGCAGACCCCCGAAATCGAAGGGTGATTGGCTCTCCCGCAGTCGGCATATGGGAGGCTTCGACCCTTCCTGCCCTCCTCCTGTCGAATCCTACTATTTGGCGACAATCAGATCTACGCCGGCCTCTTCGAGTGCTGTGGATATCTGTTCGGAGACTTCGGCATCGGTCACGATCACGTCGACATCCTCCAATGATCCGATTCGTCCGAATCCGCGCTGCCCGAATTTCGTGGAGTCGGCCAAAACAATCGTCTTCGAGGCCGCAGCCATCATTCGTCGCGTCAGTTGTGCCTCCTCGATCGTCGAGGTGGTGATCCCGTGTTCGAGGTCGATTCCGTCGACTCCGAAAAAGAGCTTCGAACAGATGCAGTCCTCCAGACCCCGGGTGGTCTCGCTGCCCAGTACCG is a genomic window containing:
- the hpf gene encoding ribosome hibernation-promoting factor, HPF/YfiA family; this encodes MNVQIQSVKFDADKRLIDFVNAKMAKLDRFADRSTGADVILKLDKDHEKGNKIATITLHMPGEDLVACHQSKAFEESVDEAIDALKRQIDKFKSKQDNK
- a CDS encoding RsiV family protein; protein product: MKNRLVLLLGSCLLLGACTKHPVLPKFETCAIDTLLQGDGNSCRVEYRFASISNTGKSSALETIEQANLGYFFQLEAFTGTLGQAVQTSLTDIQTNYLPVGMGPSGREYEVSVESEGSVIDSLIGYVITRAGYTGGAHGMYGTECHTYSLRDGFELSLADLFSEAALQRLDEVIREKIAAQYQASTDDELSEAGFFPEYIAPTENFLISESGITFYYNPYDIGCYALGAVEVTLTPEELAQLCAE
- a CDS encoding glycosyltransferase; protein product: MLISIITPIYNAEKYLEECLQSILRQTWTDFELLLIDNNSNDRSVEICRQYMQRDPRIKLYHCQKPGASAARNYGLSQAKGDFVAFIDADDWVEPNHLENLVGSGLGKTDITFTNAFISYDLQLAEEEVSGEACDRIFAQLRRQTFFGWTWNKIFNREIIERHAIRFNEGMRLHEDELFTAEYCQYVNHVRVSNLKTYHYRILNTSVMRSKMPKEEKLSCYRRLYKMYNRLDRENRYLTIRVHLSHCCNMLRHCWKPDDIRLALMYVYPAYEEYRNIVQPEFLRDDRDRKVAKRSPWVFRFRNGVWIWIASKIINI
- a CDS encoding tyrosine-type recombinase/integrase is translated as MLDEFVRYLEAERRYSPLTVRNYRHDVSQFLAWTGCADSEEELRRITTDDIRAWILHRTEACRLGAASMNREVSSLRSFFRWLLARGVVERNVTQPVSSLRTSRRLPAFVPESRMGGIVRDCEFPTDDFRCERNSLIVLMLYACGLRLAELIGINRDDFADNYTSLRVRGKGDKERIVPILEFLREKILHYIGLIERQNICNSTEKALFLTHKGKRIARITVYRIVKEELARGGVQGKKSPHVLRHTFATHLLNGGADMREIQELLGHASLEATQVYTHNSIARLREAYAKAHPREKDGKC
- a CDS encoding NAD(P)H-dependent oxidoreductase, with product MKLILSDRLLALDLPDDDAIRYVDLSALRIANCVGCFGCWTKTPGRCVIRDDATRVYPLIAASDRVLYVSRVRYGGYDTVMKRMLERAIPVQQAFIRLHHGETHHLQRAVVPKRASIVAYGALDAEERAIFEALVARNALNMNFEHYRIHFVEESAVEAAVRKILQTWKES
- a CDS encoding glycosyltransferase family 2 protein, with translation MKVSLLISTYNWPEALTLCLKSVAAQRTPPFEVVIADDGSGEPTRRVVKAFARTLPCPVKHIWHEDDGFRLTVIRNKAIAACEGDYIVQIDGDVILHRNFIRDHAAFARKGTFVVGSRAMIDERLARRMLCSGNPKVAWYTPGVKHWLNALYIPALTPLFRNRENDRLRGCNMAFWREDLVAVNGYNETMIGWGYEDAELVIRLRNNHCTRQTLKFAGFVFHIHHARSSQENDTENRAIGLVTRTEKKIRCEKGLDQYL